The Hemitrygon akajei unplaced genomic scaffold, sHemAka1.3 Scf000048, whole genome shotgun sequence genome contains a region encoding:
- the LOC140720917 gene encoding uncharacterized protein produces MAHQRVHIRGQPFTCTVCRKGFTQSSTLLEHQRVHTGERSFTCSVCGKGFTRLANLQNHQRVHTGEKPFTCSVCGKRFTQSSTLQIHQRVHTEEKPFTCSVCGKGFTRSSNLLVHQRVHTGERPFTCSDCGKGFTQSSNLLSHQRVHSEEMPFTCSECGKGFTQSSNLLVHQRVHTGERPFTCSVCGKGFTQSSNLLVHQRVHTGEKPFTCSECGKGFILSSHLQSHQRVHTGEKPFTCSECGKGFTQSSTLLVHQRVHTGERPFTCSDCGKGFTQSSNLLVHQQVHTGEKPFTCSVCGKGFILSSHLQRHQRVHTGERPFTCSVCGKGFTQSSNLQNHQRVHTGERPFTCLDCGIGFTQSSQLLAHQSVHSGDWPLL; encoded by the coding sequence atggcacaccaacGTGTTCACATCAGGGggcagccattcacctgcacagtctgcaggaagggattcactcagtcatccaccctactggaacatcagcgagttcacactggggagaggtcgttcacctgctcagtctgtgggaaaggattcactcggttagctaacctacagaatcaccagcgagttcacactggggagaagccattcacctgctcagtctgtgggaagagattcactcagtcatccaccctacagattcatcagcgagttcacactgaggagaagccgttcacctgctcagtctgtgggaagggattcacccggtcatccaacctactagtacatcagcgagttcacactggggagaggccattcacctgctcagactgtgggaagggcttcactcagtcatccaacctactgagtcatcagcgagttcacagtgaggagatgccgttcacctgctcagaatgtgggaagggattcactcagtcatccaacctactggtacatcagcgagttcacactggggagaggccattcacctgctcagtctgtgggaagggcttcactcagtcatccaacctactggtacatcagcgagttcacactggggagaagccattcacatgctcagaatgtgggaagggattcatactgtcatcccacctacagagtcatcagcgagttcacactggggagaagccgttcacctgctcagaatgtgggaagggattcactcagtcatctaccctactggtacatcagcgagttcacactggggagaggccattcacctgctcagactgtgggaagggcttcactcagtcatccaacctactggtacatcagcaagttcacactggggagaagccattcacctgctcagtctgtgggaagggattcatactgtcatcccacctacagagacaccagcgagttcacactggggagaggccattcacctgctcagtctgtgggaagggattcactcagtcatccaacctacagaatcatcagcgagttcacactggggagaggccgttcacctgcttagactgtgggataggattcactcagtcatcacaactactggcacaccagtcagttcacagtggggactggccgttgttatga